The bacterium genome contains the following window.
AAAGAATTCAACCAGAAAATCGCTCAATATAAAATTGGCGATCGAGTTAAATTAGTCGGATTTGTTGACGATGCAACGGTAAGTAACCTTTATGCGACGTGTTTCGCTACCTTCTATGCACCAATCGACGAAGATTATGGCTATGTTACGGTGGAATCGTTCCGGGCTAAAAAACCCGTGATAACTACAAACGACGCTGGCGGTACTCTAGAATTTGTGGAACATGAGGTAACTGGTTTAGTTGCAGAACCGACACCGGAAGATATCGCGAGACAAATCGATGCGTTATATGAACATAAACAGAAATGCCGTGAATTAGGACACGCTGGATTTCAGAAAGTTCAATCTATCAACTGGGATACCGTTATCCCTGAACTAACGAAAACAATAACATAAACCTAGAAACGAAAGAACGAAAGAACGGAAGAACGCAATACTAAATGGTACGGTGTTCAGTTCTTCCGTGGTTTAGATACGCAGCATGCGAATCGCTTATTTCAGTCCAATATCTCCGATAAAATCTGGCATCTCGAAATATAGCGAAGATATACTCCCGTATCTTGCGAAACATGCGGAAGTAGACTTGTTTATTGATGCTTATCAGCCAACAAATCCGGCGATAACCGCTGCATTTACCATTCATCCCTATATCCGGTACTATGAACTTGCGTCTCGATACGATATGGCACTATACCATCTCGGCAATAATGCGTATCATCAGTATCTCTATCCCTTCACGCTAACCCATCCGGGGATAATTGTCTTACATGATTTCATTCTGTTTCATCTTCTTGCGGGAATAACCTATGTTAACTACAATTTTCCTGAGTTTATCATTGATATGGAAACCAACCACGGATTGCAAGGACGTTATGCAGCAGAACGATTTATTGCTGGTACGTTCAGTGAAATAGATAAATTCCAGTTCCCGATGAATAAAACGATTATCGAATCGAGTTATGGCGTTGTCGTGCATAGTGAGTATTATCAACAATATATTCAAGAACATTATCCGCATAAACCGGTAGTAACGATTCCGATGAGTACCGGGGAAAAATTTGATATTCTCGACCAGGACACTAAAACGAAATTACGTAAACAATATGGATTTACCTCGGATGAAATTCTCATAGCTTCATTTGGGTTCATCAGTCCGATTAAACATATTGATATCGCATTACGTGCGATAGCGCGATTAACCAACGAGTTTCCCAATATCCGTTATATTCTCGTTGGGGAAAGTAATAAAACCTATGATATCTATCGCGAGATTAAAGAATTATCGCTTGAACCGTATGTTCGGGTAACAGAATTTGTTGACGACCAAACCTATTATGATTACCTGAATATTGCGGATATCAGTATCAATTTGCGATATCCGAGTGCGGGAGAAACGTCATTAACGTTACATCAGAGTTTTGCGGCAGGGATTCCGACACTGGTTTCGAATTATCGGCAGTATGCAGAATATCCGGACAACTGTTGTCTTAAAGTAGATTTAGCCCCGAATGAAGAAGAACATCTGGTGCAATTATTACGGCAGCTTATCACCGATGAAACGTTACGGCATGAAATCGGGAGCAATGCACGGAAGTATGTTTTGGAAAACTGTACTTTAGAAATCGTCGCAAAAGAATATATTGATTTTATCGAAGAGATTATCCATCATCAACCACGGAAATCAGGAAAAACGAACCGAGAGATGCTCCCGCTTGTATTAGAAAACATTCAACAAGAAATCGATACCCTTGATCTAACTCCGATGGAGAATTCGATTCTCCACGAAGCATCAATTTTGATACCTTATCGTTATGAAAAAGAAATAAAAGGTGGTGTCACAGAATTATTAACTATGAAAAACAAGAAAAAAAATTGGGATATTGCCGCAGAAGAAGTAGCAAAAAAATACGACCCGGAATTATCGATTCGGATTCCGCTAGTTTGGAAATGGCCACCGAACATGAGCGGGCGGTATATCTATGATTTCAGCGTGGTTGCGCTCAGTTTGGAGTTGCCAGTGAATAGTCTTATTCTAGATGTTGCCGCAGGTTCCTGTTGGGTTTCAGAATGGCTCCATCAACTCGGATATCGAACCGTAGCATTTGATATTTCACCGACGCAACTGAAATATGGAAAACGACGGTTTGAATCTAACCCGAGGTTATATAAAGAATTCTGGTATGGGTTCGTTTGTGCCGATGGAGAACAACTCCCCTTTGCTGATAGTACTTTTGACGGAGTGGTTTGTCTCAATTCGTTACATCACATGCCGAATTTCCAGAAGGTATTAAATGAATTATCGCGTATCCTCAAACCCGAGGGGAAAGCGGTATTTTCAGAACCGGGCGCTATGCATGGCGATTCAGAGTTATCGAAACGGGAAATGCAAGAGTTCGGTACGCTTGAAAAAAGCGTTGATATCGATGAGATATATCAATTAGCGATACAAGCTGGATTTAAAAAGATGACAATTAAACCAGTAGTATATCCTGATGTGATGGGATATTCATATCAAGAATGGCAATATGTAGAACAGTTACATCCGGACGCTATAAAACAATTTACAACCTGTTATGCGGTTCATGTTAGAAACACGCATCCGATATTTATTTTGCATAAAAGCGAATCGGTAGTTTATGATAGTCGTCGTCCAAGGATACTGAAAGCGGAAATAAAAGAAGTTAACGTTCCGCAGCGGATTAAACGCAACGAACCAATTACCATCACCGCTCGAATTAAAAATATCGGGGATACGATCTGGCTCCATCAGGAATCACCGTTCGGTGGATACGTTCGGTTTGGCGTTAAATTAGTTTCACTCACCGGACAATTGCTGCAAGCAGTGAAACAGCAATCGCTAGAAAAAGATATTCATCCGGGAGAAGAGTTCAAGATTACCGTTGAAACTGCTATTGATTTTGAACCTGGCAAGTATGCATTAAAATTCGATATGGTTGATGAACAGTTATGTTGGTTCGCAGATTGCGGGTCGAAAGAATATTTCCAGAGTATCGAAATTATATAGCCAATGTACAACTCGGCCAAGCTACCAACCTATTGTCTCTTTTCCATTTTCGTTATCATAACCATATTTGCGGTTATCTATGGTGAACGTATCGGAAGCTACGATGGCGTCGAATATTACGTTTATCTCCGTTCATTTGTCTTTGACCGGGATGTTGATTTTGAGAACGACTATGCGCTGCTCGGCAATCCTCCGCCGGCAACTGCGTTCCCGTTAACTGTTACTGGTAGGAAACAAAACCATATGTCAGTCGGTCCCGCAATACTCTGGTCACCGTTCTTCCTGCTCGCTCATGCAATCGTGCTATTGCTAAACCTATTCGGCGCAAAAATACCTGCGAATGGTATCAGTGGCATGTATACAAATTTCGTTCTCTTGGGAAGTGTTCTGTATAGTTTTGCTGCATTCTATTTAATTTACCTATTCTGTCAGAAATATTATGCCAAGTGGATAGCATTCATTTCGGTTATTTCCATCTGGCTAGGTTCGTTTATGATTTATTATACAATCTTCGAACCATTCTACTCACATACCACGTCGTTATTTGCGATAACTATCTTTATCTATTACTGGAACGCTACACGAAACAAATCGCGCACGATTGCCCAATGGTGTATGCTTGGTGTATTCTCCGGAATTATGATATTAGTCCGCTGGCAGAATGGGATTTTTATGCTTATCCCGGCGCTTGAATCCATCTTAGAATATTATCAATCGCTGAAACGGAAAAACCAGACAGCGTTTTTGCATTTATTAAAAGGAAATCTCGCTTTTCTGCTTATCGTTGCCGTATTATCCTTACCGCAACTTATCGTCTGGAAAATTTTATACGGCAATTATTTCGTTGTTCCACAAGGGAAATTTTTCGTACAATGGGATAAACCGAATATTCCGGAAATCTTTTTTGCATCGCGGAACGGTCTGTTTTCCTGGTCACCGATAACCTTATTCGCTACGTTCGGGTTCTTCTTATTCTACAAACGGGATAAAACCCTGATGTGTTATTTACTACTCGGATATCTAGCGATGAGTTATGTGAATAGTGCGGTAGGACAATGGTGGGGTGGTGGCGGATACGGTGCACGACGGTTCGATAGTATCATACCGATATTTGCGCTCGGATTAGCTGCAGGGCTAGAAACTACCGGAAAATGGTTCAACCGCAAATTCTGGATAGTTTCTGGCATACTCCTCGCTGGTTTAATGTATTGGAACCTATGGTTTATGCGGGAATTTCGGCTCTGCAGGATTCCCCATGGCGAATCAGTTCGGTTAACCGAAATTTTCGCTCGGAAAGTATGGAAACCGATACAATATTTCGGGTATCCATTTTCATTTCCTGCAAATTACATTTTCAGTATCAAATACGATGTTCCGCCAAGTTATTATGATATTGTTGTTGGGAAATATCTCGATTTTCTTGATGGTTCCCTCAACGGTACGATTGAATTCTATTCGATTGATAAAGAATTTCTGAAATCCGGTTGGGCTGACCCACAATATTATTACGATATTCCAGTTCGCTGGTCGATTGGATCGGAATCGAGTCTATTCGTTTATCTCTATGAGCCCAAAACCTATCTGGTTAAAATCCACGTTATCCCATTTTATTATCCTGATTCACCTGAGCAATCAGTTCAGGTTATTGTAAACAAGAAATCCGTTACCACCTTGAAATTAGCGAATCAATGGCAAGAATATGTTTTTGATATACCACGGGAAGTATGGCGTCGGGGAGTCAATGTTATCCAATTCAAATACGGTTATACTGCGGTTCCGAAACAGGTCTTACAAGATAGTGCGGATGACCGACCACTAGCGGTATGCTGGCATTATATGTTCTTCTTGCCGAAATGAAACGCGCACGATTATTGGATTAACACAGCGGTCGCTAATAAGATTGGCCGAATCTCGGAATCAGCTACATACTGTGGTTCTCGTCCGCTTGTGTCTATGGGTTCTGGTTTATCAATAATTTCGACCGAAGTCCCGATACTAACCAATGGAAACAACTCTTCTACATCTTTATTTCTCATCCGAATACATCCTTTCGACACCATTTTCCCAATCGAACTCGGCTGATTCGTTCCATGGATTCCATATCCTTTTACACTTAATCCGAGCCAGCGGGTACCAACCGGATTTGAAGCGACTTTCGGCGGAATAGGATCTTTTCCCAGCGGATACCAGCTAGGATTAACGACTTTATTAACGATACGAAAATTCCCGAGCGGCGTCGGGGTATCCGTTTTCCCAACGGCAATACGATAGGTCTTCGCTATACTATCGTTGATATAGAGACATAACGTATTGGTTGACCGGATAATGATGATTTTGGTGGTATCCGCATTTTCTTCTTCCGGTTCAGCTAAACTAAGGATATATGCAAAGAAAACGAATATTCCAATTAAAGTTAGTTGGGAATGTTTCGGTTTCATTAAATATCACCTTCTCACTAATTAAGTATAGAGCAACCAATATGCCAATTCAAATTAATCCACAGGCTACATACTAAAATCACCATTTCGTCCCGTTGGAAAAGCTGAGTTCGTTGAGATTCGAACAACCTTATAATTAAACCATCTGTTTAAGTTAGGTTCGGTATAGCGGGATCAGGTTTTTCTGCAGTTTTATCTTGCTCAACGGTTAGGTAAGGTTATATTTTTCGTGTCAAAATTGACACGAATATGGTTGACAATTGATATACCCTATGGTAGATTTATTCAAATAAATAATTATTATTGTTCGAGATAAACGATGTTGTAAAAACACGAAAAGCTAAAACAACTATGGTAGAACGATTACAGAAATATATCGCCCGTTGCGGGGTATGTTCTCGCCGAAAAGCGGAAGAATTAATCGCTACCGGTCGAGTCCGAGTTGATGGACAACTTATCACTCAGTTGGGATATTGTATTGAACCAAACCAAGCAGAAGTGAGGATAGATAATCAAGTTATCCGCCCGCCAGATACTAAAGTTTATTTAATCTTAAATAAACCGAAAGGATATATCACTACGGTTACTGACCCACATAGCAGAAAAACCGTATATCACTTACTCCCGAAATTGAAAGAGCGGATTTTCCCTGTCGGGCGGCTTGATACGGATACAGAAGGATTACTCCTATTTACGAACGACGGAGAACTAGCGAACCGACTTCTCCATCCGCGCTATGGTGTTACAAAGAAATATCTGGTTACGATTCACGGTGAGTTGGATTGGCAAACCGCTCGCGCTATAGAACGAGGAATTAGATTAAAAGATGGCAAAACCGCACCTGCAAAAGTTCGAGTTATGCGCCGATCGCGAACAATGACCCTATTAGAACTCGAAATTTCGGAAGGGAAAAAACGGCAGATTCGACGCATGTTTTTCGCGGTTGGACATCCGGTATTGAAACTTATTCGGATTCAGTTCGGTCCCTTGTCTCTAGGCACCTTAAAACCAGGACAATACCGATTTCTCAATAAAACTGAAATTAATAATCTGACGAATTCTTTCCGGCATTAGTAACATTGCAATTTCCCTAATCTAATCGGCAGGCGTTGTTTATGACCATTGTTTATTGCAAATTCTGGAGTCTGGAGTTTGGTGCGATATCCGAAATTCGGATTCTGAACAAGGGCGGTATGGTGGTATGGTGGGCGATACCGGGCTCGAACCGATGACCCCCGCTATGTGAAAGCGGTGCTCTACCAACTGAGCTAATCGCCCACAACCCTGAAACCCAGGGAATGTCAAATGGCAAAACTCAAAATCCAACGTTTGTGGACACAGTCAATTCTCTTGGCAGGATTGATTTTATTGTTTGGATTTTGGTATTTCTTATTATCCTATAAGATTATATGTTATAATAATGAAAATATCAAGATTAACGGTAGAAAGAATCGAGAATTGAGAGTCGAGGAAGCAGGAACAAAAGGATTCTTCACCCCTCAAATCTCGCCGCTCAAATCTGACATTATGGTAACATTCATCTATTCAAACAACTATTATTGCGATATCGGCGAACATGTTTTCCCGATGGAAAAATATCGTATGATTTACGAAACGTTGATGAACAAGAAGCTGGTTCCGCCACATGCGGTCTTAGAACCCCAACCAGCGACCTATGACCAACTCCAACTGGTTCATACCGAACCATATTTAAACGATTTACTTAACTTGCGCTGGACATATCGCACGATGTATTCCGAACTACCGTTAACTAAACAGATTGTCGATGCATATTTCCTCGCAGCTGGCGGGACGATTCTCGCTGCTCGAAAAGCGATTGAAACCAACGGTATTGGAGTTAATATCGGCGGTGGATTCCATCATGCGTTTGCAGACCATGCGGAAGGATTCTGTTATATCAACGATATTGCGGTCGCGATTCGCGTGATGCAATATGAGAACAAAATTAAAACAGCGTTCGTTATCGATTGTGACCTCCATCAGGGCAACGGTACCGCACATATTTTCCTACACGACGATACCGTATTCACCTTTTCAATTCATCAGGAGAACAATTATCCGATCAAACAGAAAAGCGATTTAGATATCGGATTAGACGATTTTGCGAATGATTCGGTATATCTAGCGGCAATGCAAACGGTTATCCCAAAACAGATTGATGCGTTTAACCCTGACCTGATTGTGTATGTAGCTGGCGCTGACCCTTATGAACATGACCAGCTCGGAAAATTGAAACTTACCATGGATGGACTGCGACATCGGGATGACTTAGTAACGGATTATTGCCGAAAGAAAAAAATACCACTGGTAATTGTTCTCGCTGGTGGATATGCGGTTTCAGTTAAGGATACGGTTCGTATCCACGTTAACACCTGCAAATCTGCGCTCGGGATAAAATAGTTCCCAAATTGAATTACGGGCGATGGTATTCTCCTTGTGTGAGTTTACTTCAATCCTGAAGGATTACCAACTGTAACTTAAAAAAATAGTTCGAAAGTTTTTTGTTTAGTTTTAGCAAAGGTTCGTAAAGTTCAGATTGAAAAGGCAGCAACCGTGAACGTTCAAGTTCCGTCACAAATCCATAATACTATTTTTATTTAGCTGCCGATAATTCGAATCGGGATAACTCTATCGGGACGCCGGTGAATAAGAAATTCAGAATACGGGACATCACTGTGTTTCGTGCTGTTTCCGAAATAATGGTTTCAAACGGAAACGCTAAATAAACAATTCTCCCACCGACTGCTGGTGCATATTGGATGCCGGCAACCGCAGTAGTAGCACTATATATCATACTGGTTGCTGCACCGGTTGTAGGAATAATTCCATCCGGTTGGTCTACGCCATAAATGCCATAGGTTCCATTATCAAACGCTATTCCGGTTAATCCATTAAAAATACTGCCCACTACTCCTTGCACCTGATACACCGGTTCAAATCGAACCGCATCAGCGATAACTACACTCGACGCAGCTGAATTCGTTAAAGCAATATATCCGCTCGTCCCGCTACTGAAGGTAAATGACCCTAACAGATTCCATTGCCCGCCACCGATCTGTTGATTGATATACAACGTGGTCATGCCGGAATAATAATAAACGGTATACGGTGCGTTCGATGCTCGATTACTCCCTTGTGAATACCATACATAAACCTGATAAACCCCGGATTGCGGAAATGTCGGGCGCCATATCGCTGTTGCATTTGACATGCCGGTGGTGGTTAACGCCCAGCGATAATCCGTACCATATTTGCCCGAAGCTGTCGTGCCGGTAGTCCAGTTTCCGTAATCAGAATATCCGCTGGTTCCGTTATCAATAATAATTTCAAAACCGGATTGCGTATCATTCGTTCCAAAATCAGCTTTAATAATATTATTGAGAAACGTTCGGTCAGAAGAACTGGCATACGGTGCACCATCTAAATCCCACGCAATATCCGACCCAGAAATGAATAGATGTTTACCCAACGATAAATAGGTGCTTATTTTACTCTGGAGATTGGCATCGAATGTTTTAAACTTATTGGTCATTCGGTCGGGATATCCGGTATATGTTAACTCCATCAATGGCGGGGTAACTACATGCTGTTCGCCACAGATCCAGTCGACGACGGTATAACTGGTTAACTGCGTAAACCCATTTTCAACCGCTTTCTTCGATGCGGAATCGAACCAATATCCGGCATTCGCAATCGCTTTCCCATGCTGGATGATATAATCGAACGAATTCCCTAACTCCTGGTAATTCGCATAGATATTATTCCCCTGCCCGTGTCGTGATGCGGTTTGAACAACAAAGGCGGTCTGCTGACCAATCAACGGTGCATTGAACAATGGCCAGACTCCAGGGTCTTCGCGCGGGAATCCGGTTGTATCCGCATTTACTTCCGGCCGACTGATTCGTTCGAATCCGTTTACTACCAGAATATCCGCAGTGCTCCCAACTCGGGTTCGTGCAGCGAGAACTTCGGTCGGAAAACTTTCACCGCCGGAATTATATGCGGTAACTTTAAAATAATAGATCGTGTTTGGCAATAGACCTGAAATAACGATGGTCGTTGAACTGCTTAAGGTTCCGTTATCGAACCCTTTTCCATCAAGACTACGGTATACCACATAACCGGTCGGAGTAGCAGTCGGTTCCAGCGGATCGGTCGTTGCTGACCAAGTTAATCGGAGCGTTCCATCGCCGATATTGATCACGCGGAAATCTTTCGGTGGCAACGGTAGAACGACCGGGGTTCTGCCATCTTGTGCCGCTAAAAACCGGAGTATCCCTTTATAGGTCGCGCGAGCTAGGTCGTGCCGGAACTGCGGGTCGAGCGCATACATCATATCATTCATATTTTCATGCGAGAAACTTTCGAGGAGAACCGAAGGACAATTGGGTCTTCGCGCTTCAGCATAATTCGAATTCCAAATAGCATATTCCCGCCAAGTACTGGTATATAACGCACGTAAATCAGATAATGTCTGATTGTGAATACAGGTGGTTAGTGAATAACTCAATTGCCGACTTCTTCCATCCGGAAAAGTATCTAATCCATATTGGTCATATAAATACCAGATACTTAACGAGCCGTGTATTGAAGTTGGATATACTCCCGCATCGCTATGAAAGGTTACCATCGCATCTATCGGAATCCCTTGACCTGGGTCGCTCCGATACCCGTTCGGTCCGTTCGGTGCACCGCTATACCAATTTGCAAATTCGCCACGCAATGAATAATCGGAACTATAATCGCTATATGAAAATAGATCGTATACCGTAGTCGCTGGTGCACCAACATATTGCGCATAATATTTCGCACCTTCAGTATATTTATAACGTCCACTGGTGCTGGTTCCGCGAGTGATTAATCCTACTCCACCACCGAACCGCACCGCATCCGCAGAAACGGTAGTTCCGGCTGTCGTTGAAACATTAGTTAATACCACAGCTGCGGTAGCGCTATTCCGACCGGTATCGAAATAGAATGTACCTAGATAGACCCAAGTTCTCCCATTAACTCGTTGGTCGACGATAAACTGCGTAGTCCCGCCGCTATGGTGAACGAAATACCGTGCATCTGGTGCACGTGTTGTTCCTCGATTATATGAAACATACACCGCATAGTTCCCAGCAACAGGGATATTCGGAGTCCAGACCGCTCGAGCGGTTTCGGTTACCGCAACGGTAGCGAGCCGGGTTGACCCAAGCGAAAAAGGATTTATCCCGCTGGTATATGGTGAATATCCGTTAGCGAATCCGGTATTAGGTGTATCATGTGACCACGAGCCGGTTTCCGTATAGGTTCCATTATTGGGATTACTACTACCATCTGCGTTATCTACTACAATTTCACGAATTTGCGTATCCCGTTCCCGAGCGGTTAAAACGTACGCACCCGCATTCTGCAGCATCGGAATCATAAACAGATTCACGGTCGCTGCATTTGAATAATCTTCATTCATAGTATATAAATACGGTCGTTGCAACACCCAATTCGTTCCGTTATGATACCAGCCATGCCCAGCGGAAACAAAAATATTTTTCCCAGCGAGTCCATTCGTCGGGATCGGAACGACTCGGGAAGTATTGACCGGTCCACCACCAGCGAATGTAACCCTTGCTGGTTTTTCACCTGTAAAAGTAGTTCCTTGTGCTCGGTCAAGTTGTTCTCGCAGGTGTTTCGTATCCGGATAATAATATGCTGGGGATTTCCCTTCGATAGTATAAATAAACCCGGTTAGACCGGTAACATTATGCAACGCAACGCGAAATTGGTCAGAAATCTCATCTACCTGCACATCACTAAATCCTTGACTAACCAATTCTTTTGAAAAATCAGCATAAACTATCCCGTCTTTAATATCCAGTGAGTTCAATTTCGTTCCCACAGGAATCGCTGAACGAAGGCCGGATTTCTGTTCATCTAATGTTGGTCCTTCGAGCAATGCCAGGATAATACTTTTCGTTTGTTCACGTTGCGACCATGAGTCCGATTTTCCGGTAAACCGTTGGTATAATTTTTGTGCCGGACCGCGGGATACTTCAATTATCATCCCAGGTTCGGTTCCGTAGAACCGGAACATGATATCCGAATTATTCTGTGCGAAACTCAAAGTGATTGCGATACAATAAGATACAATGAGCACAATTTTACATTGCAATGAATTATCCATAGGTTAATAGTTTCCTTTTTTCTTAGATAGATACCTTAATAGTATTTCATTATAAAGCATATACAACCATTTAGCAACCATCCTTTTAAATCAATTTATTTTTAAATATTATTCTCACTTATTCTTTTGAAAAACCATGGATTTTCAGCTATGATAATTACATGATGAAAACTTATAAACGTATCAACGGCGGGATTACCGCTCCGCACGGGTTCCTCGCATCAGGAATCTCCTGCGGATTGAAAAAGAAACAGGATGCGAAAGATTTAATGCTGATTTATTCCGAAGTACCGGCAGTCGCTGCCGGAACGGTTACGACGAATTTAGTTAAAGCGGCGCCGGTTCTAGTTGATATAGAACAACTCAAATCCGGAACCGCACAAGCGGTTCTCGCTAATTCGGGGAATGCGAACGCGTGCACCGGCAAATCGGGATTGCAAAATGCTTGGGAAATGGTCAAACTGACTGCAAAATATTTACAGATACCAGCATCATCAGTTCTCATTGCGTCAACCGGTGTTATTGGCCAACCGTTGAACATGGATAAAATCAGACCGGGAATTAAACGAGCGGTGGAATCATTATCAACTACCGGCGCGAACGATGCAATGTACGCGATTATGACTACCGATACATTCCCAAAAGAAATCGCTCTTGAACTGATGATCACTGGCAAACCGGTTCGAATCGCAGGAATTGCGAAAGGTGCAGGAATGATTGCTCCGAATATGACCATCACTGGCAAACATGCGACTATGCTTTGCTTCCTGACCACGGATTGTGCGATATCGAAATCAGCGTTATCAACCGCACTGCAGGAAGCGGTATCACAATCGTTCAACTGTATTACCGTTGATGGTGATACCAGCACCAACGATACCGTGTTAATTTTAGCGAACGGTCTCGCTGGAAATAACAAAATCAATTCGCGTTCTTCTGCTGGATTCTCCGCATTCCAATCTGCATTGAATTATGTCTGTGCTGAACTTGCACGGCTGATTGTTCAAGATGGCGAAGGAGCAACGAAATTTGTTGAAATTCAAATTAAGAATGCTAGAACCGTCAAGGAAGCAAAACAAATCGGGTTTACGATTGCCAATTCACCGTTAGTCAAAACTGCTCTTTTCGGGAACGATGCGAATTGGGGTAGGATTATGGCAGCGATTGGAAGAAGTGGTGTCGCGATTAATCCGGAGAAGATTGATATTGTTTTAGCGGGTAGCAAGCAACGGGTATCGAGCAGAACAGGAGAAACGCAACTCCCGCTGGTTATAAATGGACAAGGAACCGGTTTTAACGAACAGAAAGCGAAAGAAATCTTACAATCGCCGGAAATAAAACTGGTTATCGATTTACATCTAGGGAAAGCGGGAATCACAGTCCAGACCTGCGATTTATCGTTCGACTATATAAAAATTAATGCTAGCTATAGAAGCTAAATCTATATAGCCACAGATGCGCATAAAATCTAATGTATATTTCAAAGATTATTCTTGCCAGACGTGGTTAAGGTTATGTTTAGCGGGATTTGGGAGAAACTTGTATCCGTGGCAATAGCATTCATTCTATTAGTCCTATTTATTTAATCCTTTCTTTCAATTACCCAACATGAATAGTTCATTTACCATTTGTTAGGTAATATTTTTCTTGACAATAGTTACCCAACACGATGTATAATTATATGGTTTGTTAGGTAACCATAAACATGAGGATTTATTATGCAACGTGGAGTAATAAAAAGCGTTTTAGCTGAAGAATTAGAGAATTCACTACGAATGAAAAAAGGATATGAACAGGCGCTGCGAAAGCTACCTCGAGGGTGCCTAGTAGTCCGGAAAATCCGCGGGCATGAATATTATTATTTAGTCAGACGCGAGGGGTATAAGGTTAGGTATATTTATAAAGGTAAAGTATCCGATGTAGAGGTTAAAAAATATGAGGAAGCAAAAATAATGAGAGCTAAATATCGCAAGTTATTAGCCCAGGTTAATAAACAGATTCGATTTTTAAGGAGTGCGTTACGTGGAAAAGAAGCAATCTGAATTATGCCTAGAAATACTACACCGATTTCATAAAGTGGGGATATTATCCGATTGTATCCTTATCGGAAGTTGGTGCCTGTATTTCTATAAAGAATATTTTTCTACAGTGCCTTTTATTGACCAGACTACAATCAAAACCCGAGATATTGATTTTTTAATAACCAAACCAAGGAGAATACAGACGAAAGTTAATA
Protein-coding sequences here:
- a CDS encoding methyltransferase domain-containing protein, with the translated sequence MRIAYFSPISPIKSGISKYSEDILPYLAKHAEVDLFIDAYQPTNPAITAAFTIHPYIRYYELASRYDMALYHLGNNAYHQYLYPFTLTHPGIIVLHDFILFHLLAGITYVNYNFPEFIIDMETNHGLQGRYAAERFIAGTFSEIDKFQFPMNKTIIESSYGVVVHSEYYQQYIQEHYPHKPVVTIPMSTGEKFDILDQDTKTKLRKQYGFTSDEILIASFGFISPIKHIDIALRAIARLTNEFPNIRYILVGESNKTYDIYREIKELSLEPYVRVTEFVDDQTYYDYLNIADISINLRYPSAGETSLTLHQSFAAGIPTLVSNYRQYAEYPDNCCLKVDLAPNEEEHLVQLLRQLITDETLRHEIGSNARKYVLENCTLEIVAKEYIDFIEEIIHHQPRKSGKTNREMLPLVLENIQQEIDTLDLTPMENSILHEASILIPYRYEKEIKGGVTELLTMKNKKKNWDIAAEEVAKKYDPELSIRIPLVWKWPPNMSGRYIYDFSVVALSLELPVNSLILDVAAGSCWVSEWLHQLGYRTVAFDISPTQLKYGKRRFESNPRLYKEFWYGFVCADGEQLPFADSTFDGVVCLNSLHHMPNFQKVLNELSRILKPEGKAVFSEPGAMHGDSELSKREMQEFGTLEKSVDIDEIYQLAIQAGFKKMTIKPVVYPDVMGYSYQEWQYVEQLHPDAIKQFTTCYAVHVRNTHPIFILHKSESVVYDSRRPRILKAEIKEVNVPQRIKRNEPITITARIKNIGDTIWLHQESPFGGYVRFGVKLVSLTGQLLQAVKQQSLEKDIHPGEEFKITVETAIDFEPGKYALKFDMVDEQLCWFADCGSKEYFQSIEII
- a CDS encoding glycosyltransferase family 39 protein, with the translated sequence MYNSAKLPTYCLFSIFVIITIFAVIYGERIGSYDGVEYYVYLRSFVFDRDVDFENDYALLGNPPPATAFPLTVTGRKQNHMSVGPAILWSPFFLLAHAIVLLLNLFGAKIPANGISGMYTNFVLLGSVLYSFAAFYLIYLFCQKYYAKWIAFISVISIWLGSFMIYYTIFEPFYSHTTSLFAITIFIYYWNATRNKSRTIAQWCMLGVFSGIMILVRWQNGIFMLIPALESILEYYQSLKRKNQTAFLHLLKGNLAFLLIVAVLSLPQLIVWKILYGNYFVVPQGKFFVQWDKPNIPEIFFASRNGLFSWSPITLFATFGFFLFYKRDKTLMCYLLLGYLAMSYVNSAVGQWWGGGGYGARRFDSIIPIFALGLAAGLETTGKWFNRKFWIVSGILLAGLMYWNLWFMREFRLCRIPHGESVRLTEIFARKVWKPIQYFGYPFSFPANYIFSIKYDVPPSYYDIVVGKYLDFLDGSLNGTIEFYSIDKEFLKSGWADPQYYYDIPVRWSIGSESSLFVYLYEPKTYLVKIHVIPFYYPDSPEQSVQVIVNKKSVTTLKLANQWQEYVFDIPREVWRRGVNVIQFKYGYTAVPKQVLQDSADDRPLAVCWHYMFFLPK
- a CDS encoding L,D-transpeptidase, producing the protein MKPKHSQLTLIGIFVFFAYILSLAEPEEENADTTKIIIIRSTNTLCLYINDSIAKTYRIAVGKTDTPTPLGNFRIVNKVVNPSWYPLGKDPIPPKVASNPVGTRWLGLSVKGYGIHGTNQPSSIGKMVSKGCIRMRNKDVEELFPLVSIGTSVEIIDKPEPIDTSGREPQYVADSEIRPILLATAVLIQ
- a CDS encoding rRNA pseudouridine synthase, with the translated sequence MVERLQKYIARCGVCSRRKAEELIATGRVRVDGQLITQLGYCIEPNQAEVRIDNQVIRPPDTKVYLILNKPKGYITTVTDPHSRKTVYHLLPKLKERIFPVGRLDTDTEGLLLFTNDGELANRLLHPRYGVTKKYLVTIHGELDWQTARAIERGIRLKDGKTAPAKVRVMRRSRTMTLLELEISEGKKRQIRRMFFAVGHPVLKLIRIQFGPLSLGTLKPGQYRFLNKTEINNLTNSFRH